In the Desulfuromonas sp. genome, one interval contains:
- a CDS encoding YeeE/YedE family protein, with product MKMLIYGLITGIAFGFLLQKGRVLRYDKQLSALLLKDLTIIKFMLSSVFVGMVGVYLLVDLELANLSIKSTVLGGNILGGLIFGVGWGLLGYCPGTSAGALGEGRWDAVWGILGMLVGAAIFAEAFPALKSTVLTWGDFGKITLPQLLGINHWFVIVLAIAGGIFLFNFIEKKGL from the coding sequence ATGAAAATGCTCATTTACGGACTCATTACCGGCATCGCCTTCGGCTTCTTGTTGCAAAAGGGGCGAGTTCTTCGATACGACAAACAACTTAGTGCCTTGCTCTTGAAGGATCTAACAATCATCAAGTTTATGCTCTCTAGCGTCTTTGTCGGGATGGTCGGGGTTTACCTTTTGGTTGACCTGGAACTTGCCAACCTGAGCATCAAGTCAACGGTGCTGGGCGGAAATATTCTGGGCGGTCTGATTTTCGGAGTCGGTTGGGGGCTTCTGGGATACTGTCCCGGAACTTCAGCAGGCGCCCTTGGAGAGGGTCGATGGGACGCAGTATGGGGAATCCTTGGAATGCTTGTTGGAGCGGCAATCTTCGCAGAAGCATTTCCGGCGTTAAAATCGACTGTCCTAACCTGGGGCGATTTCGGGAAAATCACACTTCCACAACTCCTCGGTATCAACCACTGGTTCGTCATTGTTCTGGCAATTGCCGGAGGAATTTTCCTGTTTAACTTTATTGAAAAGAAGGGTCTCTAG
- a CDS encoding TetR/AcrR family transcriptional regulator: MTRIVKKPEERRREILGAAREIFRSSGYEGATMQALMEKLQVAKGTIYHYFASKEELLEAVVEDLIDEDLQRKQKLIETPDFIALDALAKMRTLQQSALLADENEEILEGLHHASNSAMHTRQLGSYISRLAPLYAGIIEEGCSEGVFATQHPLECAEFLLAGIQFITDIGFFPWSEEQLLRRARAIPSLVAAQLNAPEGSFNFLVSAE, encoded by the coding sequence ATGACGCGTATTGTCAAAAAACCGGAAGAGCGCCGTCGGGAGATTCTCGGCGCAGCCCGTGAGATCTTTCGTTCCAGCGGCTACGAAGGGGCGACGATGCAGGCCCTGATGGAAAAACTCCAGGTCGCGAAAGGAACGATCTACCACTACTTCGCCTCGAAAGAAGAGTTGCTGGAGGCGGTGGTCGAGGATCTCATCGACGAAGACCTGCAACGCAAGCAGAAATTGATTGAGACACCGGACTTTATCGCGCTCGATGCCCTGGCCAAGATGCGGACATTACAACAATCGGCATTGCTCGCCGATGAAAACGAGGAGATTCTTGAGGGGCTGCATCATGCGAGCAACAGCGCTATGCATACCCGCCAACTCGGCAGCTACATCAGCCGACTGGCGCCACTTTATGCAGGAATTATCGAGGAAGGGTGCAGCGAAGGGGTCTTCGCCACTCAACATCCGCTGGAATGTGCGGAATTCCTTCTCGCCGGCATTCAGTTTATCACCGACATCGGTTTCTTCCCGTGGAGCGAGGAACAACTGCTCCGGCGCGCCAGGGCTATCCCTTCACTGGTAGCAGCTCAACTCAATGCGCCGGAGGGGTCATTCAATTTCCTTGTTTCGGCAGAATAA